Proteins found in one Fundidesulfovibrio terrae genomic segment:
- a CDS encoding DUF1501 domain-containing protein: MKRREFLSTMGVAALGAAASPALAWAQAAPSASKRLIVIFLRGGLDGLSAVAPIEDRWYYQARPSIALPPPGQEGGTIPLAPGFGLHPALEPLMEFWHAGSLAMVPACGLPKPLRSHAEAQKAMESAQPAEVHVRDGWLARLLPLLGKEARALTLASTPPLIGQGKPGVQNVRPTGYPPSLWRLERPAIFGSFDQVYAGNDPLGRAYRQTQIVLRNKLTELDREITVSASGAPSVHALPQLGGQIVSFVERNPATRLVYAALGGLDAHFEQGAGKGKLAEAFVSLGKGLAGLAKALGPGLSDTAVLVMSEFGRGLRENEFAGTDNGHGTLFMLLGGNAAGGALHGAWPGLSLDKLSDGLDLAVTVDFRDVIAQVVTGYFGLGKEALAQVLPGYMPTSPLQGLFKA, translated from the coding sequence CGCCGCGAATTTCTTTCCACCATGGGCGTGGCCGCCCTGGGCGCGGCCGCATCCCCCGCCCTGGCCTGGGCTCAGGCCGCGCCATCCGCGTCCAAGCGGCTTATTGTGATCTTCCTGCGGGGGGGACTGGACGGCCTTTCCGCCGTGGCTCCCATTGAGGACCGCTGGTACTACCAGGCCCGGCCTTCCATCGCCCTGCCGCCACCGGGTCAGGAAGGCGGAACCATCCCCCTGGCCCCCGGCTTCGGGCTGCACCCAGCCCTCGAACCGCTGATGGAGTTCTGGCACGCCGGGAGCCTGGCCATGGTCCCGGCCTGCGGCCTGCCCAAGCCCCTGCGCAGCCATGCCGAGGCCCAGAAAGCCATGGAGAGCGCCCAGCCGGCGGAGGTGCACGTGCGAGACGGCTGGCTGGCCAGGCTCCTGCCGCTTCTGGGCAAGGAAGCCCGGGCCCTGACTCTGGCCTCCACGCCGCCCCTGATCGGGCAGGGCAAGCCCGGGGTGCAGAACGTGCGCCCTACGGGCTATCCTCCGTCCCTGTGGCGGCTGGAGCGTCCGGCCATCTTCGGGTCCTTCGACCAGGTTTACGCGGGCAACGACCCGCTCGGCCGAGCCTACCGGCAAACCCAGATTGTGCTGCGCAACAAGCTCACCGAGCTGGACCGGGAGATCACCGTGTCCGCCTCGGGCGCACCTTCCGTGCATGCGCTGCCCCAACTGGGCGGTCAGATCGTGTCGTTCGTTGAGAGGAACCCGGCCACCAGGCTGGTGTACGCCGCCCTGGGCGGGCTGGACGCCCACTTCGAGCAGGGAGCGGGCAAGGGCAAGCTGGCCGAGGCGTTCGTTTCACTGGGCAAAGGGTTGGCCGGTCTGGCCAAGGCGCTGGGTCCGGGACTGTCGGACACGGCTGTGCTGGTGATGAGCGAATTCGGGCGCGGCCTGCGCGAGAACGAGTTCGCGGGCACGGACAACGGCCACGGCACGCTGTTCATGCTGCTGGGCGGCAACGCGGCCGGGGGGGCGCTGCACGGCGCCTGGCCCGGGCTTTCTCTGGACAAGCTTTCGGACGGGCTGGACCTGGCGGTGACGGTGGACTTCCGCGACGTGATCGCCCAGGTGGTCACGGGGTATTTCGGCCTGGGCAAGGAGGCC